In Hallerella succinigenes, the following are encoded in one genomic region:
- a CDS encoding MFS transporter, with the protein MKIKGLFPYLVSVLASSFIQMGLFLFFEQWIKYSVVKDSAESVVYSAVLQAMFYVPYLLFFPLAGFLADRFGKGKVIAWSSLGFVAGSIVIGVLWTVGLPQIAIWFVMLVSTSFALGSPAKYGLVKEMFGNQRLATGVAHMFNMMIAGAFVSAVGVISLYKETATLLGVDYLLWIFVGVAVLSEVAAFFIPKTAKDSESLQFRSPARIFHATWYISLSRVIIIGLAVFWGLAQVFVLLSSSLSGEGFLSVIRNGLVFSAVGMMFGGYLASRSSHQFIEVGLIPVSVLGCGVCAFLVPFVDNPVLVRILYAFLGLFFGALGTVLNSLLLLYSRPASSGRIVAVSNMVTMLFLVFVVASEVLLLKYTSIDKETFLFFFSLFLLAAFVWAFIRFPQSLIRTLFRAYYVFRYDLKIIGNENIPLEGPVLLLGNHTSYIDWVLLQMASPRSLRMAVNEDKLEHGYSRWILKLLGAIRINRRNTEPAMAQIRKALLQGEAVVIFPEGEIAKSCNIGRFSMDYSSAIKDTSAKLIPFYIQGVWGGKRSYADENVNFGEKLTSIVSIAFGEEIPAETETAKLRNILRELSMVAWSKSLSYYPTIVPFWLQAMKRRVRHRVAVYSPLGNHLTGYGSIQQALVYAHILKKITRKEERVGFMLPPSPEGVSMMLGIWTSGKTSVHLNFTSGVESVLKCIERSEIHTVFTSWALLNKLQNRGQDYFKLGTVCKLICVEDLDKMVNPFYRFIALASAIVLPTRLIELLYVKSAKPDDTAVILFSSGSEGTPKGVMLSHRNLVSNTQQTNAILCIHPNDVMLAELPIFHSFGLTVTVLLPLFEGIPMVTCSEPTDVKTMARVCAEFRVTILVGTPTFLRAVGINRWVHPMCFKHLRFVLSGAEKLRPEIRDLFARKFKKEIYEGYGCTETAPVATYNSEDVLLDDYLTMDPRTNLNSVGMAIPGVGVKIIDPITDKELPQGEQGMILIGGCQVMKGYLKDPERTKSVILEINGHRWYKTGDKGYLDKDGFVIIVDRYSRFAKLGGEMISLGAVEAKINDSGVIAGMDFIIVAIPDEVKGEKIVLLFEGKKDADEVLREIRKSGIPPMMIPGEAFKVDAVPKLGSGKADFSTAKKVALELSKAAKAK; encoded by the coding sequence ATGAAGATTAAAGGCCTTTTCCCTTATTTAGTTTCGGTTCTTGCCTCATCCTTTATCCAGATGGGGCTTTTTCTGTTTTTTGAACAATGGATCAAATATTCGGTCGTGAAGGATTCTGCGGAAAGCGTCGTTTACAGTGCCGTTTTGCAGGCGATGTTCTATGTGCCGTATCTGTTGTTCTTCCCGTTAGCGGGCTTTTTGGCGGACCGATTCGGAAAGGGAAAAGTGATTGCCTGGTCTTCCTTGGGATTTGTCGCAGGTTCAATCGTAATCGGTGTCCTTTGGACGGTGGGGCTTCCCCAGATCGCGATCTGGTTTGTGATGCTCGTTTCGACATCCTTTGCCTTGGGAAGTCCGGCGAAATACGGTCTTGTGAAGGAAATGTTCGGTAATCAGCGGCTTGCGACGGGTGTCGCTCATATGTTCAATATGATGATTGCGGGTGCTTTTGTTTCTGCGGTCGGTGTGATTAGCCTTTATAAAGAAACGGCGACGCTCCTTGGCGTGGATTACCTGCTTTGGATCTTTGTCGGTGTGGCGGTGCTTTCGGAAGTCGCGGCCTTCTTTATTCCGAAGACGGCCAAGGATAGTGAATCTTTGCAGTTCCGTTCTCCGGCGCGCATTTTCCATGCGACGTGGTACATTAGCCTTTCGCGTGTGATCATCATCGGCTTGGCGGTGTTTTGGGGTCTTGCACAGGTGTTCGTTTTGCTCTCGTCGAGCCTTTCGGGAGAAGGATTCCTTTCGGTTATTCGCAATGGTCTTGTGTTCTCGGCCGTCGGCATGATGTTTGGCGGTTATCTGGCGTCCCGTTCTTCGCATCAGTTTATCGAAGTCGGCTTGATTCCGGTTTCGGTCCTCGGTTGCGGCGTGTGCGCTTTCCTTGTTCCGTTTGTGGATAATCCGGTACTCGTTCGCATTTTGTATGCGTTCCTCGGTCTTTTCTTCGGTGCGCTTGGCACGGTTTTGAATTCGCTTTTGCTGCTCTATTCAAGACCGGCGTCTTCAGGTCGAATTGTGGCTGTTTCGAACATGGTGACGATGCTCTTTCTCGTGTTCGTGGTGGCCTCGGAAGTCTTGCTGCTCAAGTACACGTCAATCGACAAGGAAACGTTCCTTTTCTTCTTCTCGCTTTTTTTGCTTGCCGCATTTGTGTGGGCTTTTATCCGGTTCCCGCAGTCGCTCATCCGTACGTTGTTCCGCGCCTATTATGTGTTCCGTTATGATTTGAAGATCATCGGTAACGAAAACATTCCTCTCGAAGGTCCGGTGCTTTTGCTCGGCAATCATACGAGCTATATCGACTGGGTGCTTTTGCAGATGGCGAGCCCGAGGTCGCTCCGTATGGCGGTGAATGAAGATAAGCTGGAACACGGTTATTCCCGCTGGATTTTGAAACTTCTCGGCGCGATCCGCATTAACCGTCGCAATACGGAACCTGCGATGGCGCAGATTCGCAAAGCCCTTTTGCAGGGCGAAGCCGTCGTGATTTTCCCGGAAGGTGAAATTGCAAAATCCTGCAATATCGGACGCTTCTCGATGGACTATTCCTCGGCCATCAAGGATACGAGTGCAAAGCTCATTCCTTTCTACATCCAGGGCGTTTGGGGTGGCAAGAGAAGCTATGCTGATGAAAATGTCAACTTCGGTGAAAAGCTGACGAGTATCGTTTCTATCGCTTTTGGCGAGGAAATCCCGGCGGAAACGGAAACCGCGAAGCTCCGCAATATTCTGCGCGAACTTTCGATGGTCGCCTGGTCCAAGTCGCTTTCTTACTATCCGACGATTGTTCCGTTCTGGCTGCAGGCGATGAAACGTCGAGTCCGTCACCGTGTGGCGGTTTACAGTCCGCTCGGCAACCATTTGACGGGTTACGGCTCGATTCAACAGGCTCTTGTTTATGCGCATATCTTAAAGAAGATCACTCGCAAGGAAGAACGCGTTGGATTTATGCTTCCGCCGTCTCCGGAAGGCGTCTCCATGATGCTTGGTATTTGGACTTCGGGCAAGACCAGTGTGCATCTGAACTTTACGTCGGGCGTTGAATCGGTCCTCAAGTGCATTGAACGTTCTGAAATCCATACGGTCTTTACCAGCTGGGCTCTGTTGAATAAACTGCAGAACCGCGGCCAGGATTACTTTAAGCTCGGCACGGTCTGCAAGCTCATTTGCGTGGAAGATTTGGATAAAATGGTAAATCCATTCTACCGCTTTATCGCTCTTGCTTCGGCGATCGTTTTGCCGACGCGCCTCATTGAACTTCTGTATGTGAAGTCGGCAAAGCCGGACGATACCGCGGTGATTCTCTTCAGCTCGGGCTCCGAAGGAACGCCGAAGGGTGTGATGCTTTCGCACCGTAACCTCGTTTCGAATACCCAGCAGACGAACGCGATCCTTTGTATCCATCCGAACGATGTGATGCTTGCGGAACTTCCGATTTTCCATTCCTTCGGTTTGACCGTGACGGTGCTTTTGCCTCTCTTTGAAGGCATTCCGATGGTGACTTGCTCGGAGCCGACCGATGTGAAGACGATGGCGCGTGTCTGCGCCGAATTCCGCGTTACGATCCTCGTCGGCACCCCGACCTTCCTCCGTGCCGTGGGCATCAACCGCTGGGTGCACCCGATGTGCTTCAAGCATTTGAGATTTGTCCTTTCGGGTGCAGAAAAGCTCCGTCCCGAAATCCGAGATCTGTTTGCCCGCAAGTTCAAAAAGGAAATTTACGAAGGCTACGGTTGCACGGAAACGGCTCCGGTCGCTACGTACAATTCCGAAGACGTGCTTCTCGATGACTATCTCACCATGGATCCGCGTACGAATTTGAATTCCGTGGGCATGGCGATTCCGGGCGTCGGGGTCAAGATTATCGATCCGATTACGGACAAAGAATTGCCGCAGGGTGAACAGGGGATGATTCTTATCGGTGGCTGCCAGGTCATGAAGGGATACCTGAAGGATCCGGAACGCACCAAGAGCGTCATCCTGGAAATCAACGGTCATCGCTGGTACAAGACGGGCGACAAGGGTTATCTCGACAAGGATGGCTTTGTCATTATCGTGGACCGTTACAGCCGCTTTGCAAAGCTCGGTGGGGAAATGATTTCACTCGGCGCTGTCGAAGCAAAGATCAATGATTCGGGCGTGATTGCCGGCATGGACTTTATCATTGTCGCGATTCCGGATGAAGTCAAGGGCGAAAAGATTGTCCTCTTGTTTGAAGGCAAAAAGGATGCGGATGAAGTACTCCGTGAAATTCGCAAGTCGGGAATCCCTCCAATGATGATTCCGGGTGAAGCCTTCAAGGTGGATGCTGTTCCGAAGCTCGGTTCGGGCAAGGCGGACTTTTCTACAGCGAAGAAGGTCGCATTGGAATTGAGCAAAGCGGCAAAGGCAAAGTAG
- a CDS encoding MFS transporter, whose product MWKIKGAWPLFLSIFLTNFAVMGHFVFTQKVIATHYEGSQLLFWSVLFQLFFLLPFVFMVVPASFFSNRFSKSRVIAWTSIVMTASLIATGVFYTLKFYNLAIFFTLLTASAFAVHSPAKYGVLKEMFGTKLLGYSNAFLQIFTVAALVLAALLVPGLDSLDSTFNSAPSVKLFLRKAVAWPWVFMAVSLVSSVLAFFIPKVGREYASVRRSSVVNNVVHTWKLPTVRACIVGISIFWAGTQIFVMLFQQNSNWSDTIVLFKNGLFFAVLGLLLGSLIVARASKDFIETGLVPMGALGSSICFLLVPFLHSQFLVTVIFFLIGFFSSMFLVTLNALLQYNTVPTNSGRILAVSNLIQIVILGLFLGGEALIIHYTGKWFPDQRHAIFPILFFTLAVMSLIGFAYSLKHLPQALLRSLLRTFFSSYRLKVLGINNIPTDGPVLLLGNHFSFIDWAVLQMATPRPLRIASNKDHYEKWTLRWVLKRMGVIRIHKNNEAEALKQIHDALKNGDAVVLFPEGEVAKTPFVGPFRFDYAEAIKDTDAVIVPFYIQGLWGSRFAYAASADAQSLAAKLTRIITVSFGAPVPKDTEPNKIRNIVREISIDAWCSSLRAYKPIAESWLVACKKVTGSGPSIYSPDGAHLSGYKLLCATLAFSRVFKKMLNGQKHVGIMLPPSGGGIIANLAGWVTGKVNVNLNYTSAPDIVLKCMERADVKTVITSRVFLQRLKQKGTDYTVLADKCNLVYAEDVMKSIPKWKMIFHMLMGVILPIPLIKFFYFKKNVKLNDTAVVLFSSGTEGVPKGVELTHYNMIGNCAQLSCIFNPTKNDVMLAELPLFHSFGLTVNVLLCLIEGTPMVVVADPTDVKTMARVCAEFHVTAFVGTPTFLRAFTVNRWVHPMCFKYLRLIIAGAEKLRPEISTAFRLKFGKEIFEGYGCTETAPVASVNFENILLNDYLTMQVNNKPGSVGMPLPGTLYKIVDPETNVELPTGEDGMILIGGCQVMKGYLKDSSHTKDAIIELDGRRWYRTGDKGHLDEDGFLTIVDRYSRFAKLGGEMISHGAVEIRINDTKILEGGDYMVTSIPDSAKGECLVLLYTGVEMEPSDVLRALRKSGIPPLMVPGLAFKVPAIPKLGTGKADFKASKKIALELAQQ is encoded by the coding sequence ATGTGGAAAATCAAAGGAGCTTGGCCTTTATTCCTTTCAATCTTCTTGACAAATTTTGCAGTCATGGGGCATTTCGTCTTTACGCAGAAGGTGATTGCGACCCATTATGAAGGCTCGCAACTTTTGTTCTGGAGCGTTCTTTTCCAATTGTTCTTCCTGTTGCCGTTCGTCTTTATGGTGGTGCCGGCGAGCTTCTTTTCGAACCGTTTTTCGAAGAGTCGCGTGATCGCTTGGACATCGATCGTGATGACCGCATCCTTGATTGCGACTGGCGTCTTTTATACGCTGAAGTTCTACAATCTCGCCATTTTCTTTACTCTTTTGACCGCATCCGCTTTTGCGGTTCATAGCCCTGCAAAGTACGGTGTGCTGAAGGAAATGTTCGGGACAAAGCTCCTCGGCTATTCGAATGCTTTCCTCCAGATCTTTACGGTGGCAGCCCTTGTGCTTGCGGCTCTTCTCGTTCCGGGCCTTGATTCTTTGGATTCTACGTTCAATTCCGCGCCGTCTGTGAAGCTGTTCTTGCGCAAGGCGGTGGCTTGGCCTTGGGTCTTTATGGCGGTGAGCCTCGTTTCGAGTGTGCTTGCGTTCTTTATCCCGAAGGTCGGTCGAGAATACGCTTCGGTTCGCCGTTCTTCGGTGGTGAACAATGTCGTCCATACGTGGAAGCTTCCGACTGTGCGTGCGTGCATTGTGGGAATCTCGATTTTCTGGGCGGGCACGCAGATCTTTGTGATGCTCTTTCAGCAGAATTCGAACTGGAGCGATACGATAGTCCTTTTCAAGAACGGACTTTTCTTTGCGGTTCTCGGTTTGCTGCTTGGATCCTTGATCGTGGCACGCGCTTCCAAGGACTTCATTGAAACGGGTCTAGTGCCGATGGGCGCCCTGGGCTCTTCGATCTGTTTTTTGCTCGTTCCGTTTCTGCACTCCCAGTTTCTGGTTACGGTTATCTTCTTCTTGATCGGCTTTTTCAGTTCGATGTTCCTTGTGACGTTGAACGCCTTGTTGCAGTACAATACGGTTCCGACGAATTCCGGTCGAATCCTTGCCGTTTCGAACTTGATCCAGATCGTAATCCTCGGTCTTTTCCTCGGCGGTGAAGCTCTGATTATCCACTATACGGGGAAGTGGTTCCCGGATCAACGCCATGCGATTTTCCCGATTCTTTTCTTTACGCTCGCGGTGATGTCGCTTATCGGCTTTGCTTATTCGCTCAAGCATTTGCCGCAGGCCCTGCTCCGTTCGCTCTTGCGCACGTTCTTTAGCTCGTACCGTTTGAAGGTTCTGGGCATTAACAATATTCCGACCGACGGTCCGGTTCTGCTTTTGGGAAATCACTTTAGCTTTATCGACTGGGCTGTTTTGCAGATGGCGACCCCGCGTCCGCTTCGAATTGCCAGTAACAAGGACCATTATGAAAAGTGGACTTTGCGCTGGGTCTTGAAGCGCATGGGCGTTATCCGTATTCATAAGAACAATGAAGCGGAAGCCTTGAAGCAAATTCATGATGCTTTGAAAAATGGCGATGCCGTTGTGCTTTTCCCGGAAGGGGAAGTGGCGAAGACTCCGTTTGTCGGTCCGTTCCGCTTTGACTATGCCGAAGCGATCAAGGATACGGATGCGGTGATAGTGCCGTTCTATATCCAGGGGCTGTGGGGTAGCCGTTTTGCCTATGCGGCTTCGGCAGATGCGCAGTCTCTTGCGGCAAAGCTTACTCGCATTATTACGGTCTCGTTTGGCGCTCCGGTACCGAAGGATACCGAACCGAATAAGATTCGAAACATTGTCCGTGAAATCTCGATCGACGCCTGGTGCTCTTCCTTGCGCGCTTATAAGCCGATTGCGGAATCTTGGCTTGTCGCCTGTAAGAAGGTGACAGGCTCCGGTCCGTCGATTTACAGCCCGGACGGTGCACATCTTTCCGGTTATAAGCTCCTTTGCGCGACCCTTGCCTTTAGCCGAGTCTTCAAGAAGATGCTCAATGGCCAGAAGCATGTGGGTATTATGCTTCCTCCTTCGGGCGGTGGCATTATTGCGAACCTTGCCGGCTGGGTGACTGGTAAGGTAAATGTGAACTTGAATTACACGTCTGCGCCAGATATCGTTTTGAAGTGCATGGAACGCGCCGATGTGAAAACGGTGATTACGAGCCGTGTCTTTTTGCAGCGTTTGAAGCAGAAGGGAACCGACTATACGGTTCTTGCGGATAAGTGCAACCTGGTTTACGCCGAAGACGTGATGAAGAGCATTCCGAAATGGAAAATGATCTTCCACATGCTCATGGGCGTGATCCTTCCGATTCCGCTCATCAAGTTCTTCTACTTCAAGAAGAATGTGAAGCTGAACGATACCGCCGTGGTGCTTTTTAGCTCGGGAACAGAAGGCGTTCCTAAGGGGGTGGAACTGACTCATTACAATATGATCGGTAACTGCGCCCAGCTTTCTTGCATTTTCAACCCGACGAAGAATGACGTGATGCTTGCGGAACTTCCGCTTTTCCACTCGTTTGGACTTACGGTGAACGTGCTCCTCTGCTTGATCGAGGGGACTCCGATGGTGGTGGTCGCAGACCCGACGGACGTGAAGACGATGGCGCGTGTCTGTGCGGAATTCCATGTGACGGCATTTGTGGGTACGCCGACGTTCCTCCGCGCCTTTACCGTGAACCGCTGGGTGCACCCGATGTGCTTCAAGTATCTGCGATTGATCATTGCGGGGGCAGAAAAGCTTCGCCCGGAAATCAGCACGGCCTTCCGACTCAAGTTCGGCAAGGAAATCTTTGAAGGCTACGGCTGTACGGAAACGGCTCCGGTCGCTTCGGTGAACTTTGAAAACATCCTTTTGAATGACTACCTGACGATGCAGGTGAACAATAAGCCCGGTTCTGTCGGCATGCCGCTTCCGGGAACGCTCTACAAGATTGTCGATCCGGAAACGAACGTGGAACTTCCGACCGGTGAAGATGGCATGATTCTCATCGGTGGATGTCAGGTGATGAAGGGATACCTGAAGGATTCTTCGCACACGAAGGATGCGATCATTGAACTCGACGGTCGTCGTTGGTACCGTACCGGCGATAAGGGCCACTTGGACGAAGACGGCTTCCTTACGATTGTGGACCGTTACAGTCGCTTTGCAAAGCTCGGCGGTGAAATGATTTCGCACGGCGCTGTGGAAATTCGCATCAACGATACGAAAATTCTCGAAGGGGGAGACTACATGGTGACATCCATTCCGGACAGCGCAAAGGGTGAATGCCTCGTGCTTCTGTATACGGGTGTCGAAATGGAACCGTCGGATGTGCTCCGAGCCCTTCGCAAGTCGGGAATTCCACCTTTGATGGTTCCGGGGCTCGCGTTCAAGGTACCCGCGATTCCGAAGCTCGGTACGGGCAAAGCGGATTTCAAGGCGTCCAAGAAAATTGCACTGGAACTAGCTCAACAATAA
- a CDS encoding aminopeptidase P family protein, with amino-acid sequence MNCYSQVFIEPVGDVPSTEVYHSRREALLQKLDTIGLFCGIERNPGTEEVYVEIWNKMVQEPSFLFLTGLNQAGCKLLLDPHGDADHREVLFLPKKNEKEEFWTGLKVTYSEDSLAEVQELTGFKTILPEDDFWKYLNSQVQKQDLKTLEVFYLEFLCELSTKSVSDDHNAKFAEEVKKRFAGRLEVKSLADKHFDLRVVLDYARIADSRRAQVWTNNAFCDFLKNLKNFRTEREAQLFLDYKMQVQSDGDLAFPTIMANGKNACCLHYVKNDEPLQPGNLLLMDFGVRAGTQHSDISRTVPVNGKFNSLQKILYSIVLDAQKFHQKNVKPGVKLADLNPMVWNFIWDALQERFVSKGGKFKLLYDRRPHGVSHLIGEQIHEGDPFRCYMQKPLKPGMLLSNEPGLYGYFEIDLDGIHYAEDVGIRIENDLLVTEDGCEDISAEIPREIEDLEILLG; translated from the coding sequence ATGAATTGCTATTCACAGGTCTTTATCGAGCCTGTCGGCGATGTGCCGTCGACCGAAGTCTATCATTCCCGCCGAGAGGCACTTCTCCAAAAATTGGACACAATCGGCCTTTTTTGCGGAATTGAGCGGAATCCGGGCACTGAAGAAGTCTACGTTGAAATTTGGAATAAAATGGTGCAGGAACCTAGTTTTCTGTTCCTTACGGGATTGAATCAGGCGGGGTGCAAACTGTTACTGGATCCTCATGGCGATGCGGATCATCGGGAAGTGCTTTTTTTGCCGAAAAAAAACGAAAAAGAGGAATTTTGGACCGGTCTGAAGGTGACCTATTCGGAGGATTCCCTTGCCGAAGTCCAGGAATTGACAGGCTTTAAGACGATTCTTCCCGAAGACGATTTCTGGAAATACTTGAATTCCCAGGTCCAAAAGCAGGATTTGAAAACGCTAGAAGTCTTTTACCTGGAATTCCTCTGCGAACTATCGACTAAGTCGGTGTCGGATGATCACAATGCGAAATTTGCCGAGGAAGTGAAAAAGCGCTTTGCGGGACGCTTGGAAGTCAAAAGCCTTGCCGACAAACACTTTGATTTACGCGTTGTTCTGGATTACGCCCGCATCGCGGATTCTCGCCGGGCTCAAGTCTGGACGAACAACGCTTTCTGCGATTTTTTAAAAAATTTGAAGAATTTTAGAACGGAACGGGAAGCGCAGCTGTTTCTCGACTACAAAATGCAGGTCCAGAGCGACGGGGATCTCGCGTTCCCGACGATCATGGCGAACGGCAAGAATGCCTGCTGCCTGCACTATGTAAAGAACGACGAACCGCTGCAACCGGGAAATCTTTTACTGATGGATTTTGGCGTTCGCGCGGGAACGCAGCACAGTGATATCTCGCGCACGGTCCCGGTGAACGGTAAGTTCAATTCGTTGCAGAAAATTCTTTATTCAATCGTTCTCGATGCCCAAAAATTTCACCAGAAGAATGTGAAACCGGGCGTCAAGCTCGCCGATTTGAATCCGATGGTCTGGAATTTTATTTGGGACGCTTTACAGGAACGCTTTGTTTCGAAGGGCGGCAAGTTCAAACTGCTTTATGATAGACGTCCGCATGGGGTAAGCCATCTGATCGGGGAGCAAATCCATGAAGGGGATCCGTTCCGCTGCTACATGCAGAAGCCCTTGAAGCCGGGAATGCTCCTTTCTAACGAACCGGGGCTTTACGGCTATTTTGAAATCGATTTGGACGGCATCCATTACGCGGAAGACGTGGGCATTCGAATCGAAAACGATTTGCTCGTGACGGAAGACGGCTGTGAGGATATTTCGGCTGAAATCCCGCGTGAAATAGAGGATCTGGAAATACTTTTGGGCTAA
- a CDS encoding PhoH family protein → MDSEVRYPLSDDLKRIIAGENETVFRMVEDRFSVIIHSRLPGLRIEAKGKKADIQGALSLLDQVKLAAKSGTFLSKGFLSRLADDTSKHSCSKKSVSKPFIPDTPILRNKLGLPVVPKTASQAELVKACDSNDIIFADGPAGTGKTFLAVAIAVASLERHEAERICLVRPAVEAGESLGYLPGDLKEKIAPYLRPIQDSLAELLPQEKLRKYQEDGLIEVAPLAYMRGRTLKHAFIILDEAQNTTIPQMQMFLTRLGQHSKAIITGDSSQIDLGPRQVSGFAHAIRLLSKIQGIAHIAFPQTDVLRHPLVREIVKAYEHGGKK, encoded by the coding sequence ATGGATTCTGAAGTACGTTATCCTCTTTCCGATGATTTGAAACGGATCATCGCGGGTGAAAATGAAACGGTCTTCCGCATGGTGGAAGACCGTTTTTCCGTTATTATTCACTCAAGGCTTCCCGGACTGCGCATCGAAGCCAAGGGCAAAAAAGCCGATATCCAGGGAGCTCTCTCCCTGCTCGACCAGGTGAAGCTCGCCGCAAAAAGCGGCACATTCCTTTCCAAGGGCTTCCTTTCCCGCTTGGCAGACGACACGTCCAAACATTCTTGTTCAAAGAAAAGCGTCTCCAAGCCATTCATTCCCGACACGCCGATTCTCAGGAACAAGCTCGGACTTCCGGTTGTTCCCAAGACCGCTTCGCAGGCGGAGCTCGTCAAAGCCTGTGACTCAAACGACATCATTTTTGCCGACGGTCCTGCCGGTACGGGTAAAACCTTCCTCGCTGTCGCGATTGCGGTCGCAAGCCTGGAGCGCCATGAAGCAGAACGGATATGCCTTGTGCGTCCGGCCGTCGAAGCAGGAGAATCCCTCGGTTACCTTCCGGGCGACTTAAAGGAAAAAATCGCCCCGTACCTGCGTCCAATCCAGGACAGCCTTGCGGAGCTTTTGCCGCAGGAAAAACTCCGCAAGTACCAAGAAGACGGTCTGATCGAAGTCGCGCCCCTCGCCTATATGCGCGGACGCACACTCAAACACGCCTTTATCATTTTGGACGAAGCGCAGAACACGACCATTCCGCAGATGCAGATGTTCCTCACGCGACTCGGCCAACATTCCAAAGCGATTATTACCGGAGACTCTTCGCAAATCGACCTCGGTCCGCGTCAGGTTTCCGGCTTTGCACATGCAATCCGCTTGCTGTCAAAGATCCAAGGCATCGCACACATCGCGTTCCCGCAGACCGACGTTCTCCGTCATCCGCTGGTTCGTGAAATCGTGAAAGCCTACGAACATGGAGGCAAAAAGTGA